The Rhinolophus ferrumequinum isolate MPI-CBG mRhiFer1 chromosome 21, mRhiFer1_v1.p, whole genome shotgun sequence region CCCTCCAGGACAACGTGGAGATGAGCAGACGACCCTGTGAGCGATGCAGCAAGGACCCCACTTCCCAACACAGCAGAGGAAATCCCGCCCATCGCCGAGGCAGCTGGATGGCCCTCTTCTGTCAACATTTGCACAGGACAGGAAATCGGCTTGAGGTGTCAGGGGTCAGCCCCACATGGTGACAGTGGGGAAGTCTGAGAAGGTCCAACTCCACTTGCCCCCCAGGCCTTGGGGCAAATGTCGTGTTGGTGCACAGCCCCCGTGAGGGAGCCAGCAGCCAGGCATGTCCTACGAGCAGCCATTACTCAGTAACAGCCGCTGCTGGGGGCTGCACTCCAAGTGGTTTGGCTGTGACACCCAGACACTGAGGCTCACGCCGGACCCCCGAGCGGCCAGGCCTGCCTGCAAGCTGCAGCCCACGGCGAAGTCCAGCCACACGCAACTACTTCTGAGACGCGGTTTAACTGGTGGCTGGCTCCACGTCCACCCACTGCCTGGGGGGAGGGCTGGCTCCAGCTACAGTGTGCTTGACACTGCGGCACATTTACCATCGGGCCCTTTACAGAGAAGGTGTGCCGAGCCCGGACACGAGGAACTTGTAGTGGCTCTGGCAGGAGGCGCACCCACATATCCACACTCTGGCAATCTGTGAGGCCAGCACCACGGCTGCCCTGAAAAGCCACCTGCGGGGCActgtcctcccagctcctggctgtCCCCCGGGTGGCACAGGCCACATCTCGGTCAGGCTGGCTGTGCCGGCTGGACCCCACTGAGGGAGGCTGAGCCCATACAAGCCCCCTGCACCTGCCGggccaggaaaggcttcctgtTCTGCACCCTGTGAAGGAGGCTCTGCCCATCAGTCAGGCTATCACCCTGGATAGGTTCCAATTTCTGGTCTAAGCTCTTAACTAAACAGAACACGCTTTTAACGAAAGAGGAAGTGCCAGAGCAACTGGAGTTCTGGCGGTGGTGTCCAAAGGTTAATGAACTGAACCTAAAGAAACAACTCAGGCAGGATGGGCAGCCGCTTTTAGTGGAACAAATTCAAGTGTGAGCTCCGCCCCCTCCCGCAGCACTCGCGAGAGCCTTCAGCGGACAAACTGGGCATCAAAAGTGAGCTCATCACAGGGCCAAAGCCAGACTGAATGTGCGGCGCCCAGCGGCGCGGACGCCAGGTGCTCGGCAGGGCCCGGCTGGGTGGGAGCAGGTCGGGCGGGTCCTCCCCTCCCGCACAACGAACACGTGGGCACCGTACCGACACACACGTCTCAGACAGTCAAAAACCACGACACGCAGGAGTGAcgacgacgacgatgatgatgaaaCCATCTTCAAAGTCAAGAAGGCAGAGCATTCCAGCAGAAACTCTGCCTCCAAGCAGCCCTGCACCTGTGGACAGATTCTACTCCACATGGCCCGCTGCCTGCACCCCATGGTCTCCAGTGCCCCCGGGAGACCCCTTTCCCCCATCGTCCTGCCTGCCATTTGCTTTCCCTCCAAACACCTTGTTTGGACACCTTGCTTCTCAGAACCTCTCACCTTCAGGGAAACCCCACAGCCACAGCCCTACAGAagcaccaggctccccagtgcAGCAAACAGGCCTTCCAGAGCTCAAGCCTCATGCAGCTCGCTCCTTACAAGACATGACCACACACCAGCGGCGGCCTGGCGCTGACCAGGCTGTTCCCCTCCTCACTGAGCACCCAGCGCGGTGGTGGGCCACTTACGAATTTGAGCATGTTCCAATCAAACACATAGTCATAGGAGAAACCCTGGCGATGGAACAGGTTCCTGAAGAGCTGTCTCAGGTATGAGTAGTCCGGTTTATCGTCAAAACGCAAGGAGCGACAGAAATTCAGGTATGTGGCAAATTCAGCTGGAAAACGACAAGAAAGCCAGCGCTCACTACAACGCCCGGCCTGGGAACCACCGGTGTTTACGGACAACACTGTCTGTCCCGCCCCCGGTCCCCACTGCCGGTGAGCATGGGGTTTGCAGTACGAGTCACAATATGGCATGGCAGAGCAATTATTCCCCCTGGGGCACCCATCCTAGGGGCAGTCCCACAAAGCAAAGGGCAACTCTGTTATGGCTCTGGACATGCTGAAGGACAGGCCACCACCCCACTCTCACCTTCCTAAGCACGAGGGCACACAAGGGCCCACGAGGACCCCTCCGAGCCGACTCCAAGGGGGTTTGCCTTGTTCACCTCCCAGCGCCCCCCCAtaggcactggggacacacaCCAGGAAAGGAGGGGCTGCTGTCCCCGCCCCCCGGCAGGACCTGGAGAACACTCACAAGGGTAGCCTTTGCACAGCACCTCGATGGGGGTGGACATCTTCTTCTCACTGATCCGCTCGTACTTCTGTCTCTTGGTGGCAGCCTTCAGCCCCTGCCAGGGCAGAGAGCCCAGGTTGAAGTACATGAGCACGTACCCCAGTGACTCCAGGTCGTCCCTTCGAGATTGTtctggaaagagaagggaaatgggTCAAGGATGGCCCATGTGCGCTTGCAGCAACCAGCAGACACTGCCCGTGGAAATGAACCTTGGAAATCAGAGAAATACATTTGGATTCTCTTGTTTCACCAGAATTTGCCCGGGATGTGACGTTAGGAAACATCCACACCCAGAGAAGTGACAGCACCGTCCCCAGTATCAGCAGCACGATCACCTGCCCGCCCCCACTGCACCTCCCAAAGTAACACTGCACAGTCCCCGAAGCCGGCCTTTGCACCAAGCTTTGCTGGCAGCCTCCACCCCAAACGTGCTGACACACCCAGGTCCCTGGACTGAGAGGGACGTGCCCAGGCAGCCCAGCCAGCGGGCCGGCGCAGGTCCGCCCAGCAGCCACGGCTCACCGATTCCGAGGTGCGTGTTGATGGAGGCGTACCGCGCGGTCCCCGTGAGGTTCTTGTTCTCGCGGTAGGGGATGTGCTGGTGGGTGCGGGCGTCCCGGTACTTCTTGGCCAGGCCGAAGTCAATGATGTACACCAGATTGCCCTTCTTGCCCAGCCCCATGAGGAAGTTGTCAGGCTTCACATCCCGGTGGATGAAGTTCTTGGAGTGGATGTACTCGATACGACTAATCTGTAGGCACAGCAGTGGGGCCACATTACCCCAGACGGCGGTGCCTGGGGCTGCACGTTTTGTGCCCTTTGGCCAGAGCAGTCATTCAACATGCAAGGATTCCCGAACTGACCACCTCACCCCGACATGGGCCTGGGCATTTCCCTCTCGTTGGCTCTCCTGGGGGTGGGCAGACAGTGGCCTGTAGTGACAGCCACCATGGGACACCGGTCTGCACCAGGAGTCCCCTCTGCAGCCCCGTCGGGCGGGGGTCGCCCCCGACCCCGTGAATGTACCTGGCCATGCCCACAGTGGTTCTCCAAACCCAACCTACTAGGTAATTCTCATGTGGCAAGGGTTGCTGAACGTCCATTCCTCCCTGTGCACAGCAGGCGTGCTGATGGGAGAGCGGCCTGTGTGTACGTCATCAGGCCCCCGGTCAGACCCATCACTGCGCAAAAACGCGCTCACCATTTGGTCAGCAAGCAGCAGGACAGTTTTGAGACTGAATTTCCTGGAGCAGAAGTTGAAGAGGTCTTCCAGGCTTGGTCCCAGCAGCTCCATCACCATCACGTTGTAGTCGCCCTCCGCCCCGCACCACCGGATGGTGGGGATGCCCACTGCAAGAGACCACAGGCGtcagccagggctgggctgggctcagaAGGCCCCGCCACGCCTGCCCCACACCACACAGACGCTTTCTTTCTAACCAGGGTCAGGCGAGCAGCAGTCAGAAGTGACACAAGGTGAGAACGTGAGGTGTGGGAGTGGGCGAACACAGGGCAGAGAAGGCACAGCAGGGCAAGAGAGGGGCTCGGGATGAACAAGCAGAGTCTCCACCCCGCACACCATGCACCCAGGTCACTAGGACTGGCATTTGCCGTTAGTGCGGTGCGTTTGTCACAATTCTGAACCAACACGGACACACTTTACTACTGAAAGCCTATTCACAGTTCCTTAGTTTTAACCTATCGTCCCTTTTCTGCTCCAGGATCCCACATGACATTTAGTCCTCACGTCTCCGCAGGCTCCCCTGGGCTGGGACGTCTCTCAGAAGCCCCTTGTTCTGGGTGACCTTGGCAGTTCTGAGAGTGCTGGGGGGCTTCTGGAGACTGTCCCTCTGCTGGGATTTGTCTGACGTGTCTCTCACGGTTAGTCTGGCCTCGGGCGcttgggggaggaagaccacGGAGGCAAAGTGCCCTTCTTATCATGTGACGTTAGAGTCCGTGCTCTCAACGTGACTCGTGAGTGCTGCTGTGACCTTGGTCACCTGGCTGAGGTGTTTGCCAGGCGTATCCTCTCTCCCATGCCCTTTGGGAGGACGTCACTACGGCCCCCACACttcaggggtggggggtgtgctCTCCCTCCCCGAGGGCAGAGCACCTACACACATTACTTGGGATTCATGAGATGTGCCTCTTCTCCCCTTTTATTCATCCATCGTTTCTGCATCAGTTTGGACCTATGGATGTCTATGGTTATACTTTGGTCTATGCACCAATACTGTGTCACTTACTCTGCTGTTCAGTGTTCCAGCTGTGGCCGCAGGGGCCCTAACACACCCATCATTACCGGGTTGTTTGGTGAGCACTGCCGTGCTTTCTGGCACCAGTCATATGCCACATAGCATTTCAGTCAGTGACAGGCTGCACATGGCACGTACGATGGTGGTGCCGTAGGTTACAATGGAGCTGAAGATTCCTGTGGCCTAGTGATATCGTGGCCGGCATGACATCACAGCGCATGTGGGGGCGCTGGTGTAAACAGACCCACTGCCCTGCCAGTCCCGAGAGTCAGCACGTACGACTGCGCGCAGCACACGACACACGACGATGATAAACGACGGTGACACCGGTTTCCGTCCTTATGCTGCTGCACTGGTAGTGTTACTGTGACGTGAGTGTGCTCTTTCCACTGTAAATGGAGTGTGCGGGACGGCAGCAGCGCGTGACGCCGGCAGCAGCCTCCCACAGCCCGCGTTCTCCGCGTCTCCCGAGGGCAGTGTGTACAAAGTGCACGGCCAGGGGCAGCCCCTCCTCGCTCCCTGACTCAGAGCGACTCCAGGCCTGCAGGCTCCTCGGGAAGTGTCCTGCACACACAGGCGGACCATTTCTTACCTTTTCTCCGTGTTCTCCTCACCTGTTCTCTGTTTAGGTCTCTCTAGACACACAAGCACTCGCCACTGTGTTGCAGGTGCCGACAGTACTCAGTAAAGGAACGTGCTGGACAGGCTGGTAGCCCAGGAGCCCGGGCTGTGCCACCCAGCCCAGGTGTGCAGTGGGCGGCACCGTCCAGGTGTGGACGTGCCCCCGAGTGCGCACGGCGACGAAATCGCCTAACACCGCATTTCTCAGAATGGATCCCCATCGCTAAACGATGTGTGATGACACAAAAATGCTAAACTATTTTCAGTTTAGACTCATAGCAAGTTTTGATACCAAGAGGGCAACccactttcattttgaaaattcagtATTTCAGAAATGTATCTTCCATATTACATGAGAACACATTGAACGCGTGAGATACAAAGCACAGTGTAACACAGGCCTGCAGCCCAGCACCTCACAGACGCAGGGCGTTTCTAATTGACTGCACCTACTTTGACCCGCCTTTCTGCTCCCACTCCTGTGATCCCCAGAAAATGACTACCCAGAACTTAGTCACTTCCTTGCTTCGAATAAAACAAGCATTCATGCTATCTACTATTCCACTTGGAGGATACACCACAATTCACCTATTCTTCTGTCACCTGTGTTGTTCAGGGTTAATTTTGCCATCACAGACAGTTACGTACACTCTTACCCATGTCCACTGACAAACTCTTCCACGTGGACTGCTTGTCCCTGTCTGTTTTCCCCCAGGTACACACCCAGCAACACAGGGCACAAATGATCTGACAATACAAGACACTGTCAAATTGTTTACTAGAAGGATCAAGCAGCTTACACTCGCCCACCTGGAGCAGGCTCTCGCTGACAAGAGCACTTCACACCTCTCGACTGTTAACTATCTCTCAGTTTCTATTCACACACGTGCTGGCCATCCACGTTTCCTCTCTTCTGAAATGTCTGCACATTTCTGCCAACTTCTCCTATCAGGatgtctttttcatatttatagtagttctttataaattctggatacTAAGTTATCTTTGTTTTAAGTGAGGTAAATTCCTTCTCAGTTaatgacatgtttttattttcttttggagtcTTTTGATAGACATGCTCAATTTTCACAAAGGTAAAtgtatcaatcttttcctttgtgaatAATCTCTCTAGTATCTTACATTAAGAAACCCTTCCTGTACTCAGTCAGAAAGagatgttattgttttcttttacaagttTCAACATTATTTCTCACAtctacaataaccaaaatgagaaaacaaaacataggcTATATAAAAAGATAGATTGTTTCTGagacaaaaagcaacaaatgacaCTGAAGCCTGAAAGACAGGAAAGGACACGTGCAGCCCCGGTCCTGCCTTGAGAGTCAGCAGAAAAGCAAGACTTGAACACATTAAAGTAACTTCGCTTCATCCCATTAACTAAGCCAAAGAAGAACCTGAGGACTATTAAAATGCCCAGCACACAGGATGGTAGAAAGagttcagtgcctggcacccGAGGTCACCAGGGATGCAAAGGAGCAGAAAACATGATCCAACCTGAGAAGAGTCAGTCAGTTGAAACTGACTCAGCTGCCAGAATTAGCAGAGGGCAATACcagttattataaattataactgTATTCCATGACTGTGTTTCATCAAAGTTAAACAGAGGCATGGCATGGGAGATAAACAGAAGACTCAAATTCACTTAAAGAGATGACCAGCACAATGGTGAAGGTGAAAGACACGTGGGGTGGGACTAAGCAGAGCAGACATGGTAGAAGTCGTGAACTTGAAGGCACAGCAATAGCGACTACTGAGAAGGCCAACAAGAGCTTCAGTCAGCTGTGGGACTCTAAGCCACCTAACATTTCTGTAACTGGAGCCccgaagggaggaaagagaagggaggagggcaaCAGAAACCACACTGGAAGAAACAGCTGGATGAAAACAACAAACCCGCACATTCGAGAAGCTCAACAATTGCCAAGCACAAGGACCCTGAAGAACGTGACACTAATGTCCCTGATAATCAAATTGCTCATCACTAATGATAAGGAGAATACCTAGACAGCAGCCAGAGAAAGAGGACGCATCacatacagaggaacaaagacCAGGATGGCTGCGACTTTTCGTCAGGATCAGCACTGTACGAAGTCATTGGAGGAATACCTTTCACGCACGGCAAGAAAAGCGGGCAAGCTACAAAAGCATAGGTGGCGAGGAAACCTAACTCAGCGAAGACAAAACCAAGGCATCTGCAGATGTGAAAAGCTAACGACCTCATCACCTGCAGACCTGCACTGTTACACACGCTCCTCAACAGACAGAAGGCGAGGGCAGCTAGCTGTGAGGGGCGCTCCATGAAGCAAAAAAGACACCGGAAACAGCAGCACACATGCAACAcatgaggtctaacaattaagttcaggaactcatcctcgaaaaagtactacatacctacTTGCTGATATCACTATGGGCACCTTTAAAGTGCCCCttggaagctgtgcaccgatgccagtgcctagtccacccttcaaagcaatggccatcagagctgtcatcgtattacccttgatgtcctcaatgtcatcaaaatgtcttcctttctgtatttcctttctcttcaggtaaagaaagaagtcatggggggccagatcaggtgagtagggagggtgttccaatatagttatttgtttactggctaaaaactccctcacagacagtgccgtgtgcgctggtgcattgtcgtgatgcaagagccatgaactgatggcaaaaacttcaggtcgtctaactttttcacgcagccttttcagcacttccaaatagtcaacttggttaactctttgtccagctGATACAAATTCATGAGTTATCCCgctgatatccaaaaaggttaggaacatcattgcaacaagttcatgaactcagACCTGGTGTGACTGGTCCAACAAAACTGGCAACACGACACGAGGTTATTACAGGTCTGCGTCAATGCATACGTCAGTGCCACAGCCTGGGATGGGAGAAATGGAAGAGCACTTCCTTTCGATTCTCCTGCTCCCCGTGAAGTCAGTGTTACCTGCAGAGCGCAGAGACTGCGACAGGTAAAGGTGTACGTGATAAACACTGCCTGGACTACTGAAATAACAGGAGAGAATGGTTAATAAGCCAACAGAGGAGCTAATCAtgaaaaaatcattaagaaatgtaagaaaatgtttaatccaaaagaaggcggGATTAAAGAGGTGGGAAGATGAGACAAAAACCACCAGGAGGAGGGCAGACACAAACCCAGCCTACCACTGACCACATTAAATGTGAACACACTAAGTCGCTGATAGGTCTTGTAACTGTTAAGTGACCCAGTATCTAAGGAGACCAGTTTCACTGCGGTCTAACTGATTAAACAAGATGCAAGTTCCTAGACGTCTGAGCACCACTGTAACAAAACAATGGTATCTGAGGATCCGCCACAATTTAAATACCCCAAATGAGACATACTTTCTCCAATTAGGCAGAAAAGAAAGCACCAATTTGCTGGCTGCCTATACTAAGCACCACTTGGATACAAAGAGTTACAAGGAAGAGGACAGTGTATCACACTAACATCAGACAGAAGAGCACAGAATGTCATGTAGCGTCAGGTGCTGTGAAGGAGATTATTTCCAGAGATGTATGTATCAGTCATTACATAGTGACAAAGGTATCCAATTATCAAGAGAACGTAATTCTTAGTGTGTATGCAGCTCACAACAGAGCTTCCAAACACAGGAGcaaaaccacaaggagacacGCCCACCCTCCGACCCAACAGCAGAACAGTTTTCTCAAGCATGCACCGTGCATTTACCAAGGCAGACACAAAACAGGTCTCCGTGAAGTCCAAAGGATTCAAGTCAGGCAAAGGATGTCCTCAGACGACACTGGAGTTCAATTACAAATAAGGAAAGCAGAACTCTGAAAAATCCCCTAATATATAGAAgctaccgggtttccccgaaaataagaccatcagctctaatgcgtcttttggagcaaaaattaatataagacccggtcttattttaatataagacccagttctcatataagaccaggtataatataatataaatactggatcttatataagaACGGGTcctatattaacttttgctccaaaagacgcattagagctgacggtccggctaggtctgattttcggggaaacacgttatctTTGGATGAGGCTTAGCAACAGTCAAGACTGTTCCCCTTAAGTAGTTCGCACGCATCCGTGATTCCCACCTGAACCAATCAATACGgcaataatttttcatttctaatggtTCCTCCTGCGTTTCTCTGTGGGGTTTAACTTTGTAGCATTACGGACTTGTGGACTCGCCTCCCCGTTTCCCATGTGCTATCATCCATTCATGATGAGGTTCTAACTGTACCAGATTTGGccacatgtgtctgtgtgtcctctGGACACGAGCCCGCTGGCCTCTGAGCACCTTCCTCAGCCACAGCATGTGCCTGGCCCACCTACCACTCACTCCCGGCCGTCCCAGCAGCCTGGCCCCTCAGGGGCAGTGATATTGAGAAGCCATGGTGGGTGCTAGCTGTGCTCAGCCCTTCAGGTTGTCACTACTTCCAGGCATTGTGAGTTTTGACTGGGGGGCAAAGGCCCCTCTTCTTCAGGAGTGTCAGCCAATCTCAGCCCTTCGCTATTCTGTGCGTTCTCGAGTCAGCTTGTCACATTGGAAGAGAAGCCCTGTTTGACCAGATTAGAACCCTACTGAACCCTAAGAGGGAGTCTGGGAGAACCGACATCTTACTGAGTCTTCCACTCTACAAACATGGAATGTCTCCACTTGCTCAGAGTCCTCCAATAAAGTTTTAAATCTTCTGCATACAGGTCTTACCTGGCTTAAGTTCTATTCCCAATCACCTTATGGACAGGTTATGACTGTCAACAGCATGTCAAGACTCACACTTCGGTTTCAGGACTTCTCTAGGGCTAGCAGCCACCTGACCAGGGCGCTGGCGCTCAACATCAAGCAGGTGGCCGTGCCAGGTGCTGGCGGAGCCACCGCTGCCGCACGAGGCTGGCACCATAAGTGGATGACACTCAACCCACGGCAGAGTCTGGGCACAAGCAGGCTGCACACGGAGGGCCTTGGCGCCCGAGGGAAGGCGAGGCAGTGGATTCAGCTTTCATAAGCCTGACAAGGGCCTGGAACCTCTCCAGCCACCAGCCCTGGTGGGCGTCCTGTACTGGGAGCAACAGGCGCCACAGGGGCAGAAGGAAGATGGAGGGAGACAGCTGCCACAGCTGTGGAGGTCTCGACCAGCGAGCCAAGGAACCAAGCTGCCACCCCAGCCCCAGAAGCGCCCTTCTGTGGGAGCATCAGCCACCCGATGGCGCCAGCTCCCAGGGATCCACAGCCgggccctcccaggaggcccagaaAGGGAGGGGCGGGGGGTCAGCAAAGTGGAGACCAAGGCAGGGCGGGCAGTGGGCCCTGCCGTGGATCCCAGGTCAGGGCCCACAGCATCACCGCTCCTCCAACCACTGTCCGCAAGTGCACTGGAGGGCTTCAGGGACACCCTGCAAAACCTGCATGCTTTCTCTACCGGAGTCTCCACTCCCAGAATCCCCAGCTTTTGAAACTGGCCTGGACAGGGAAGTTGTTTCCGttttaaagaatacatactgAGGGATGgccggctggctcagttggttagagcacagtgctcataacaccaccgtcacgggttcgattcccacatgggcgagtgagctgcgccctccacaactagagctAAAACAATggtttgacttggagctgatgggtcctgggaaaacacacttttccccaatattccccaataaaataagaatccGTACTAACGACATTTCCCATGTCAGAGTGAAAAGATTAAGCATGAGGCCAGTTTGACAGACCAGCCCACAAGCCGCTGCACTCTGGGAGGGGCTCTCCCAGGGTGAGGCAGGTCTCACCGCTGGCCGCCCCCTGACCACTGTTGGGGAGGATGCTGAACTGCCCCAGCTGCAGACTTGGCACTCCACCCCATTCTGTTTACTGCTCCTTGGGTCCCACATTCTCCAGAGGCTAATGCACTGGCTGTGTGAATGGCACATCTTGTGCACTTGAACTTCCTTCCTGGTGTTAAGTCTGGTTGTGTTCCTGGGCATTTGAGCCCCAGGTCTGAGCAGTGGAAGCCGCAGGACCTCACCACAGGGCGCTTCCTGCTGCTGGGGCACTGTGGGGGGCACACCTCACTGCCGATCAGAGCTGGCTCCTCCGCCAGTGTCCCCCAAAACCCCTCCACATCAGTGCATCATGGGAGACGAGGGTCAAGGCTCCGTGGTTTGATCTCCTACCAGAAGAGCGGGGATGCACGTGAGCAGGGAGCGGTCAGGAGGGGGTCAGTCCAGGTGAGGGGTCCACAGGCTGAGGTAGGACTCCTGCTCCGGACCTCCAGTCCCAGGGCACAGACTGGGTTCACCCACCAGGTCCT contains the following coding sequences:
- the CSNK1D gene encoding casein kinase I isoform X3, yielding MSVGSCPAGTDIAAGEEVAIKLECVKTKHPQLHIESKIYKMMQGGVGIPTIRWCGAEGDYNVMVMELLGPSLEDLFNFCSRKFSLKTVLLLADQMISRIEYIHSKNFIHRDVKPDNFLMGLGKKGNLVYIIDFGLAKKYRDARTHQHIPYRENKNLTGTARYASINTHLGIEQSRRDDLESLGYVLMYFNLGSLPWQGLKAATKRQKYERISEKKMSTPIEVLCKGYPSEFATYLNFCRSLRFDDKPDYSYLRQLFRNLFHRQGFSYDYVFDWNMLKFGASRAADDAERERRDREERLRHSRNPATRGLPSTASGRLRGTQEVAPPTPLTPTSHTANTSPRPVSGVERERKVSMRLHRGAPVNMSSSDLTGRQDTSRMSTSQIPGRVASSGLQSVVHR
- the CSNK1D gene encoding casein kinase I isoform X2; protein product: MELRVGNRYRLGRKIGSGSFGDIYLGTDIAAGEEVAIKLECVKTKHPQLHIESKIYKMMQGGVGIPTIRWCGAEGDYNVMVMELLGPSLEDLFNFCSRKFSLKTVLLLADQMISRIEYIHSKNFIHRDVKPDNFLMGLGKKGNLVYIIDFGLAKKYRDARTHQHIPYRENKNLTGTARYASINTHLGIEQSRRDDLESLGYVLMYFNLGSLPWQGLKAATKRQKYERISEKKMSTPIEVLCKGYPSEFATYLNFCRSLRFDDKPDYSYLRQLFRNLFHRQGFSYDYVFDWNMLKFGASRAADDAERERRDREERLRHSRNPATRGLPSTASGRLRGTQEVAPPTPLTPTSHTANTSPRPVSGVERERKVSMRLHRGAPVNMSSSDLTGRQDTSRMSTSQNSIPFDHHGK
- the CSNK1D gene encoding casein kinase I isoform X4 — protein: MVMELLGPSLEDLFNFCSRKFSLKTVLLLADQMISRIEYIHSKNFIHRDVKPDNFLMGLGKKGNLVYIIDFGLAKKYRDARTHQHIPYRENKNLTGTARYASINTHLGIEQSRRDDLESLGYVLMYFNLGSLPWQGLKAATKRQKYERISEKKMSTPIEVLCKGYPSEFATYLNFCRSLRFDDKPDYSYLRQLFRNLFHRQGFSYDYVFDWNMLKFGASRAADDAERERRDREERLRHSRNPATRGLPSTASGRLRGTQEVAPPTPLTPTSHTANTSPRPVSGVERERKVSMRLHRGAPVNMSSSDLTGRQDTSRMSTSQIPGRVASSGLQSVVHR
- the CSNK1D gene encoding casein kinase I isoform X1, with translation MELRVGNRYRLGRKIGSGSFGDIYLGTDIAAGEEVAIKLECVKTKHPQLHIESKIYKMMQGGVGIPTIRWCGAEGDYNVMVMELLGPSLEDLFNFCSRKFSLKTVLLLADQMISRIEYIHSKNFIHRDVKPDNFLMGLGKKGNLVYIIDFGLAKKYRDARTHQHIPYRENKNLTGTARYASINTHLGIEQSRRDDLESLGYVLMYFNLGSLPWQGLKAATKRQKYERISEKKMSTPIEVLCKGYPSEFATYLNFCRSLRFDDKPDYSYLRQLFRNLFHRQGFSYDYVFDWNMLKFGASRAADDAERERRDREERLRHSRNPATRGLPSTASGRLRGTQEVAPPTPLTPTSHTANTSPRPVSGVERERKVSMRLHRGAPVNMSSSDLTGRQDTSRMSTSQIPGRVASSGLQSVVHR